One Amorphoplanes digitatis genomic window carries:
- the purQ gene encoding phosphoribosylformylglycinamidine synthase subunit PurQ, with product MTMRIGVVTFPGSLDDGDAARAARIAGAESVRLWHGDPDLHGVDAVILPGGFSYGDALRCGAIARFAPVMETIADAARGGLPVLGICNGFQILCEAHLLPGALTRNQHLHFRNRDQHLRVESASTAWTNAFTAGSEILIPVKNGEGCFVADKRTLDELEGEGRVVARYTRGNPNGSQRDIAAITNAAGNVVGIMPHPEHAVEALTGPSLDGLGFFTSALRHLAGTAAGGQLTGGAQR from the coding sequence GTGACCATGCGGATCGGAGTCGTCACCTTCCCGGGTTCGCTCGACGACGGCGACGCGGCACGCGCCGCGCGGATCGCCGGCGCCGAGTCCGTGCGCCTCTGGCACGGCGACCCGGACCTGCACGGCGTCGATGCCGTGATCCTGCCCGGCGGTTTCTCCTACGGCGACGCGCTGCGCTGCGGCGCCATCGCCCGGTTCGCGCCGGTCATGGAGACCATCGCCGACGCCGCCCGCGGCGGCCTGCCGGTGCTCGGCATCTGCAACGGTTTCCAGATCCTCTGCGAGGCCCACCTGCTGCCGGGCGCGCTCACCCGCAACCAGCACCTGCACTTCCGCAACCGCGACCAGCACCTGCGCGTCGAGTCGGCGTCGACGGCGTGGACGAACGCGTTCACCGCCGGGAGCGAGATCCTGATCCCGGTGAAGAACGGCGAGGGCTGCTTCGTCGCGGACAAGCGCACCCTCGACGAGCTCGAGGGCGAGGGCCGGGTCGTCGCCCGATACACGCGCGGCAACCCGAACGGCTCGCAGCGTGACATCGCCGCGATCACCAACGCGGCCGGCAACGTGGTCGGCATCATGCCGCACCCGGAACACGCGGTGGAGGCGCTGACCGGCCCGTCGCTCGACGGCCTCGGCTTCTTCACCTCCGCACTGCGGCACCTGGCCGGGACGGCCGCGGGCGGGCAGCTCACAGGGGGAGCCCAGCGATGA
- the purS gene encoding phosphoribosylformylglycinamidine synthase subunit PurS: MARVVVDVMLKPEILDPQGQAVANALPRLGVSDISSVRIGRRIEIEFAGEPDLDTAREIADKLLANPVIEDFSIRVDEAAGDAAQMSA, translated from the coding sequence GTGGCTCGCGTCGTCGTCGACGTCATGCTCAAGCCGGAGATTCTCGATCCGCAGGGCCAGGCAGTCGCCAACGCGCTGCCGCGGCTCGGTGTCAGTGACATCTCCTCTGTACGCATCGGGCGCCGGATCGAGATCGAGTTCGCTGGTGAACCCGACCTCGACACCGCTCGCGAGATCGCCGATAAGTTGCTCGCCAACCCGGTCATCGAGGACTTCTCGATCCGGGTCGACGAGGCCGCCGGTGACGCCGCTCAGATGAGCGCGTGA
- a CDS encoding S1 family peptidase, with translation MRIRIVVASLATALAGSLAIPAAANAAESGPDQIIGGSTVSSAPWAAAVFSNGSFTCSGTIISANYVLTARHCISGTMSVRVGSVNRTSGGVTRTVSSTTTQNDLALMRLSSSVSTSYMPLSSSYPPVGSTNSLYGWGQTCYSGCGASTVLKTATVQVTSTNVTDAYGGRAIASSRINGNAWRGDSGGPEVYNGAQVGVASTADGQSRQYYGSVAYNRAWITSVAGV, from the coding sequence GTGCGCATCCGCATCGTCGTCGCCTCTCTGGCCACCGCCCTGGCCGGCAGCCTGGCCATCCCCGCCGCCGCGAACGCGGCGGAGTCCGGGCCTGACCAGATCATCGGCGGCAGCACCGTCTCCTCGGCGCCCTGGGCCGCCGCCGTCTTCAGCAACGGCAGCTTCACCTGCTCCGGCACGATCATCTCGGCGAACTACGTCCTCACCGCCCGGCACTGCATCAGCGGCACGATGTCGGTCCGGGTCGGCAGCGTCAACCGCACCTCGGGCGGCGTCACCCGCACGGTGAGCTCCACCACGACCCAGAACGACCTCGCGCTGATGCGGCTGAGCAGCTCCGTCTCGACCAGCTACATGCCGCTGTCCAGCTCGTACCCGCCCGTCGGCTCGACGAACTCGCTCTACGGCTGGGGACAGACCTGCTACAGCGGGTGCGGCGCCTCGACGGTGCTGAAGACCGCGACGGTCCAGGTCACCTCGACGAACGTCACCGACGCGTACGGCGGCCGGGCGATCGCGTCGAGCCGGATCAACGGCAACGCGTGGCGCGGCGACTCCGGCGGCCCGGAGGTCTACAACGGCGCCCAGGTCGGCGTGGCGTCGACCGCGGACGGCCAGAGCCGGCAGTACTACGGCAGCGTCGCCTACAACCGGGCGTGGATCACCTCGGTCGCGGGCGTCTGA
- the purB gene encoding adenylosuccinate lyase, translated as MSIPNVLASRYASADLVDLWSPEEKIRMERRLWLAVLRAQRDLGIALPDGVVEAYEAVVDDVDLASIARRERVTRHDVKARIEEFSALAGHEHIHKGMTSRDLTENVEQLQIRASLELVRSRVVTTLARLAERALEYGDLVLTGRSHNVAAQATTLGKRFASAAEELLIAYERLDDLIRRYPLRGIKGPVGTAADQLDLLDGDATKLAELERKVAAHLGFERVLTSVGQVYPRSLDFDVVSALAQVVAAPSSLATTIRLMVGQELATEGFKPGQVGSSAMPHKMNTRSSERVNGLAVIVRGYLSMVGELAGDQWNEGDVSCSVVRRVALPDAFFATDGLFQTFLTVLDEFGAYPAVTARELDRFLPFLTTTKLLVAAVRKGVGRELAHEVIKEHAVAVALAMREQGIAENDLFDRLAADGRLQLSRAEIDALVADRAAFVGAAPAQVQAVAERVAEIVAAHPEAAKYAPAPIL; from the coding sequence GTGAGCATCCCGAACGTCCTCGCCAGCCGCTACGCGTCCGCCGACCTCGTCGACCTCTGGTCGCCGGAGGAGAAGATCCGGATGGAGCGCCGGCTGTGGCTCGCGGTGCTGCGGGCGCAGCGAGACCTCGGCATCGCGCTGCCGGACGGCGTGGTCGAGGCGTACGAGGCGGTGGTCGACGATGTCGATCTCGCGAGCATCGCCCGGCGCGAGCGGGTCACCCGGCACGACGTGAAGGCGCGCATCGAGGAGTTCAGCGCGCTGGCCGGGCACGAGCACATTCACAAGGGCATGACCTCGCGCGACCTCACCGAAAACGTCGAGCAGCTGCAGATCCGGGCCTCCCTCGAGCTGGTACGCAGCCGCGTCGTCACTACGCTGGCCCGGCTCGCCGAGCGGGCGCTCGAATACGGCGACCTGGTGCTGACCGGCCGCTCGCACAACGTCGCGGCACAGGCGACCACGCTGGGCAAGCGGTTCGCCAGCGCCGCCGAGGAGCTGCTCATCGCGTACGAGCGGCTGGACGACCTGATCAGGCGCTACCCGCTGCGCGGCATCAAGGGTCCGGTCGGCACGGCCGCCGACCAGCTCGACCTGCTCGACGGCGACGCGACGAAGCTGGCCGAGCTGGAGCGCAAGGTCGCGGCGCATCTCGGCTTCGAGCGGGTGCTGACCAGCGTCGGCCAGGTCTACCCGCGGTCGCTCGACTTCGACGTGGTGTCGGCGCTGGCACAGGTCGTCGCCGCGCCGTCGTCGCTGGCCACCACGATCCGGCTGATGGTCGGCCAGGAGCTGGCCACCGAGGGCTTCAAGCCGGGTCAGGTCGGCTCGTCGGCGATGCCGCACAAGATGAACACGCGCTCGTCGGAGCGGGTCAACGGCCTCGCGGTGATCGTCCGCGGTTACCTGTCGATGGTCGGCGAGCTGGCCGGCGACCAGTGGAACGAGGGCGACGTCTCCTGCTCGGTGGTCCGCCGGGTGGCCCTGCCGGACGCGTTCTTCGCGACCGACGGCCTGTTCCAGACCTTCCTGACGGTGCTCGACGAGTTCGGGGCGTACCCGGCGGTGACCGCGCGCGAGCTGGACCGCTTCCTGCCCTTCCTCACCACCACCAAGCTGCTGGTCGCGGCGGTGCGCAAGGGTGTCGGCCGCGAGCTGGCGCACGAGGTGATCAAGGAGCACGCGGTGGCCGTCGCGCTGGCGATGCGCGAGCAGGGCATCGCGGAGAACGACCTCTTCGACCGCCTGGCGGCGGACGGCCGGCTACAGCTCTCCCGTGCGGAGATCGACGCGCTGGTGGCGGACCGGGCGGCCTTCGTCGGCGCGGCACCGGCGCAGGTTCAGGCGGTGGCGGAGCGGGTGGCGGAGATCGTCGCGGCCCACCCGGAGGCGGCGAAGTACGCCCCGGCGCCGATTCTCTAG
- a CDS encoding MFS transporter: MSELKGAGTGALAPLRLAPFRFLLAGRTINALGNAIAPIALAFAVLDLTGSPSDLGLVVGARMLFNVVFLLFGGALADRLPKHLLMVGASVAAAITQAAVAALVLSGAATVPLLIALSAANGMVSALALPASSAIVPQLVPADIRQQANALNRLFLNGAIIVGAPVGGVIVAAAGPGWGIAIDAATFALSAFAFGLLRLPPAAAAPAAAAPDAAPGGILTDLRTGWTEFRSRTWLWVVVAGFSVINLALNGGISVLGPVVADDTVGRRAWGLVLAAQTVGMVLGGVLALRLRARRLLFVGVLCTAFEVLPMLTLGVAPHLGLLIGAAFLAGLGIEQFCVAWETTMQEHIPADRLARVYSYDMVGSFVAIPVGQVAAGPIAEVIGVESTLVGAAALIALAVAWMLSSGSVRNLRHRLPTSPEAAERTMEESAP, from the coding sequence ATGAGCGAGCTGAAAGGCGCGGGTACGGGTGCTCTCGCGCCGCTGCGTCTCGCGCCGTTCCGGTTCCTGCTCGCCGGGCGCACGATCAACGCCCTCGGTAACGCGATCGCGCCCATCGCCTTGGCCTTCGCGGTCCTCGACCTGACCGGGTCGCCGAGCGACCTCGGCCTCGTCGTCGGCGCCCGGATGCTCTTCAACGTCGTGTTCCTGCTCTTCGGCGGCGCACTCGCCGACCGCCTGCCGAAACACCTGCTGATGGTCGGCGCGAGCGTCGCGGCGGCGATCACCCAGGCGGCGGTGGCCGCGCTGGTCCTCTCCGGCGCGGCGACGGTGCCGCTGCTGATCGCCCTGTCCGCGGCAAACGGCATGGTCAGCGCGCTGGCCCTGCCGGCCTCGTCGGCGATCGTGCCGCAGCTCGTCCCGGCCGACATCCGCCAGCAGGCGAACGCCCTGAACCGCCTCTTCCTCAACGGCGCGATCATCGTCGGCGCCCCGGTCGGCGGCGTGATCGTCGCGGCCGCCGGCCCGGGCTGGGGCATCGCGATCGACGCCGCCACCTTCGCCCTCTCGGCGTTCGCCTTCGGGCTGCTCCGCCTGCCGCCCGCGGCCGCCGCGCCGGCCGCCGCCGCGCCGGACGCCGCGCCGGGCGGGATCCTCACGGACCTGCGTACCGGCTGGACCGAGTTCCGGAGCCGCACCTGGCTGTGGGTCGTCGTCGCCGGCTTCAGCGTCATCAACCTGGCGCTCAACGGCGGGATCAGCGTGCTCGGCCCCGTGGTGGCCGACGACACCGTCGGCCGCCGGGCCTGGGGCCTCGTGCTCGCCGCGCAGACCGTCGGCATGGTGCTCGGCGGCGTCCTCGCCCTGCGGCTGCGGGCGCGCCGGCTGCTCTTCGTCGGCGTGCTCTGTACCGCGTTCGAGGTGCTGCCGATGCTCACCCTCGGCGTCGCGCCGCATCTCGGGCTGCTCATCGGCGCCGCGTTCCTGGCGGGTCTCGGCATCGAGCAGTTCTGCGTCGCGTGGGAGACGACGATGCAGGAGCACATCCCCGCCGACCGGCTCGCGCGCGTCTACTCCTACGACATGGTCGGCTCGTTCGTCGCGATCCCCGTCGGGCAGGTCGCCGCCGGGCCGATCGCGGAGGTCATCGGCGTCGAGTCGACGCTCGTGGGCGCTGCCGCGCTCATCGCGCTCGCCGTGGCCTGGATGCTGAGCAGCGGTTCCGTGCGTAACCTGCGGCACCGTCTCCCGACGAGCCCGGAGGCCGCCGAGCGGACCATGGAAGAATCGGCGCCGTGA
- a CDS encoding ArsR/SmtB family transcription factor, with protein sequence MSLGDAPRQAALRAMAHPLRLQMLSLLASAPLTAADVARELALTHANASYHLRNLLSAGLIVQAGEERIRGGVAKRYRYDADRGRDPGGFPDQHAADAQRALIAAVANELIRRTAEADWSVGGLMVDAELWVDPQVWRETRDRIAEAARGLHDAARAPHTPGTVRANTTIAMFHMEDQ encoded by the coding sequence ATGTCTTTGGGAGATGCGCCCCGCCAGGCCGCGCTGCGGGCGATGGCACACCCGCTCCGGCTACAGATGCTGTCGCTGCTGGCGAGCGCGCCGCTCACCGCGGCGGACGTCGCCCGCGAGCTCGCGCTCACCCACGCCAACGCCAGCTACCACCTGCGCAACCTGCTGTCCGCCGGCCTGATCGTGCAGGCCGGCGAGGAGCGCATCCGCGGTGGCGTCGCCAAGCGCTACCGCTACGACGCGGATCGCGGGCGTGACCCCGGGGGTTTCCCGGACCAGCACGCCGCGGACGCCCAGCGCGCCCTGATCGCGGCGGTGGCCAACGAGCTGATCCGGCGCACGGCCGAGGCCGACTGGTCCGTCGGCGGCCTGATGGTCGACGCCGAGCTGTGGGTCGACCCCCAGGTCTGGCGCGAGACCCGCGACCGGATCGCCGAGGCCGCCCGCGGCCTGCACGACGCGGCGAGGGCGCCGCACACCCCCGGCACGGTCCGCGCCAACACCACCATCGCGATGTTCCACATGGAGGACCAATGA
- a CDS encoding SCP2 sterol-binding domain-containing protein — protein MTDFSPESFAAIGPAEFAQLVKSTPDSKLAEVMAAENRNKILDEVFNRMPTLFRADRAGATQAVIHWNISGGPGGSTDSYETVIENGACTVTNQPAREPKLSMTMEPVTFLKVVTGDGNPMMMFMTGKIKAKGDLGLAAQVAKLFDIPKN, from the coding sequence ATGACTGATTTCAGCCCAGAGTCGTTCGCCGCGATCGGCCCCGCGGAGTTCGCACAGCTCGTGAAGTCCACTCCGGACTCCAAGCTCGCCGAGGTGATGGCCGCGGAGAATCGGAACAAGATTCTCGACGAGGTGTTCAACCGGATGCCCACGCTGTTCCGCGCGGACCGCGCCGGTGCGACGCAGGCCGTCATCCACTGGAACATCTCGGGCGGCCCGGGCGGCAGCACGGACAGCTACGAGACGGTGATCGAGAACGGCGCCTGCACCGTCACGAACCAGCCGGCCCGCGAGCCGAAGCTCAGCATGACCATGGAGCCGGTGACGTTCCTCAAGGTCGTGACGGGCGACGGCAACCCGATGATGATGTTCATGACGGGCAAGATCAAGGCGAAGGGCGACCTCGGCCTGGCGGCCCAGGTGGCCAAGCTCTTCGACATCCCGAAGAACTGA
- the purD gene encoding phosphoribosylamine--glycine ligase, whose amino-acid sequence MRVLLIGSGGREHALAVGLAADPSVERLTAAPGNPGIATVADLREVRADDPAAVAALAVELAADLVVIGPEAPLVAGVADAVRAKGIACFGPSAAAARLEGSKAFAKDVMAAAGVPTGRSHACTTPEQAAAALDEFGAPYVVKNDGLAAGKGVVVTSDREVALEHARDCGRVVIEEFLDGPEVSLFVVTDGTAAVPLMPAQDFKRVADGDEGPNTGGMGAYAPLPWAPADLVERVMAETVMPTLAEMRERGTPFAGLLYVGLALTGKGPRVIEFNARFGDPETQVVLALLASPLGGLLHAAATGTLADLPPLRWHGGSAVTVVVAGHNYPGTPRTGDVISGGEQPGVIHAGTARRADGALVSAGGRVLSATATGPDLAAARAAAYALVDGIKLEGSHHRTDIALGAVEGRIKL is encoded by the coding sequence GTGCGTGTACTTCTGATCGGATCCGGCGGCCGCGAGCACGCCCTTGCCGTCGGCCTGGCCGCGGACCCCTCGGTGGAGCGCCTGACGGCGGCCCCGGGCAATCCCGGCATCGCCACCGTCGCCGACCTTCGTGAGGTCAGGGCCGACGACCCGGCCGCCGTGGCGGCGCTCGCCGTCGAGCTGGCCGCCGACCTGGTGGTGATCGGCCCGGAGGCGCCGCTGGTGGCCGGCGTCGCCGACGCCGTGCGGGCCAAGGGCATCGCCTGCTTCGGCCCGAGCGCCGCGGCCGCCCGGCTGGAGGGCTCGAAGGCGTTCGCCAAGGACGTGATGGCGGCGGCCGGCGTGCCGACCGGCCGCTCGCACGCCTGCACCACTCCGGAGCAGGCCGCGGCCGCGCTCGACGAGTTCGGCGCGCCCTACGTGGTGAAGAACGACGGCCTCGCCGCGGGCAAGGGCGTCGTGGTGACGTCGGACCGCGAGGTCGCGCTGGAGCACGCCCGCGACTGCGGCCGGGTCGTCATCGAGGAGTTCCTGGACGGGCCCGAGGTGTCGCTGTTCGTGGTGACCGACGGGACGGCCGCGGTGCCGCTGATGCCCGCGCAGGACTTCAAGCGGGTGGCCGACGGCGACGAGGGGCCCAACACCGGCGGCATGGGCGCGTACGCGCCGCTGCCCTGGGCGCCGGCCGACCTGGTCGAGCGGGTGATGGCCGAGACCGTGATGCCGACGCTCGCCGAGATGCGCGAGCGGGGCACGCCGTTCGCCGGTCTGCTCTACGTGGGGCTGGCGCTGACCGGCAAGGGCCCCCGGGTCATCGAGTTCAACGCCCGCTTCGGCGACCCGGAGACCCAGGTTGTGCTGGCGCTGCTGGCCTCGCCGCTGGGCGGGCTGCTGCACGCGGCGGCGACCGGCACGCTGGCCGACCTCCCGCCCCTGCGCTGGCACGGCGGCTCGGCGGTCACGGTGGTGGTGGCCGGCCACAACTACCCGGGCACGCCGCGTACGGGTGATGTCATCTCCGGCGGCGAGCAGCCCGGCGTGATCCACGCGGGCACCGCCCGCCGGGCGGACGGCGCGCTGGTGTCGGCGGGTGGCCGGGTGCTCAGCGCGACGGCGACCGGGCCGGACCTGGCCGCGGCGCGCGCGGCGGCGTACGCCCTGGTGGACGGCATCAAGCTGGAAGGCTCCCACCACCGCACCGACATCGCCCTCGGCGCGGTGGAAGGCCGGATCAAGCTCTGA
- a CDS encoding adenylosuccinate synthase, translating into MPVIVLVGAQWGDEGKGKATDLLGDRIDYVVKFNGGNNAGHTVVIEGEKYALHLLPSGILTPGVTPVIGNGVVVDLAVLFQEIDGLEARGIDTSRLRISANAHVIASYNRTLDKVSERYLGARRIGTTGRGIGPTYADKMNRLGVRVQDLFDSSILRQKVEAALSFKNQVLSKIYNRSAIKPDEVIADLLSYTERLRPMVADTALELSQALDAGKVVLCEAGQATLLDVDHGTYPFVTSSNATAGGACTGSGIPPTRVDRVVAVLKAFTSRVGEGPFPTELHDEVGDYLRKVGHEYGTTTGRPRRIGWLDLVMGRYAQRINGVTDFVLTKLDNYDGLDEIPVCVAYDVNGVRHDEMPYSQSDFHHATPIYETLPGWKKDISGARVFADLPENAQRFVEFVEARIGARISVVGVGPGREEVIERHSVLSGS; encoded by the coding sequence GTGCCGGTGATCGTGTTGGTCGGCGCCCAGTGGGGCGACGAGGGCAAGGGCAAGGCCACGGACCTCCTGGGCGACCGGATCGACTACGTGGTCAAGTTCAACGGCGGCAACAACGCCGGCCACACCGTCGTCATCGAGGGCGAGAAATACGCCCTGCACCTGCTACCGAGCGGCATCCTCACCCCCGGCGTCACGCCGGTGATCGGCAACGGCGTCGTGGTCGACCTCGCGGTGCTGTTCCAGGAGATCGACGGGCTCGAAGCCCGCGGCATCGACACGTCCCGGCTGCGGATCAGCGCGAACGCACACGTCATCGCCTCCTACAACCGCACCCTCGACAAGGTCAGCGAGCGCTACCTCGGCGCGCGGCGGATCGGCACGACGGGCCGCGGCATCGGCCCGACGTACGCCGACAAGATGAACCGCCTCGGCGTGCGGGTGCAGGACCTCTTCGACTCCTCGATCCTGCGGCAGAAGGTCGAGGCGGCCCTGTCGTTCAAGAACCAGGTGCTCTCGAAGATCTACAACCGCAGCGCGATCAAGCCCGACGAGGTGATCGCCGACCTGCTGTCGTACACCGAGCGGCTGCGGCCCATGGTCGCCGACACCGCGCTCGAGCTGTCGCAGGCTCTCGACGCCGGCAAGGTCGTGCTCTGCGAGGCCGGCCAGGCCACGCTGCTCGACGTCGACCACGGCACCTACCCGTTCGTGACCAGCTCGAACGCGACCGCCGGCGGCGCCTGCACGGGCTCCGGCATCCCGCCGACGCGGGTCGACCGGGTGGTCGCGGTGCTGAAGGCGTTCACCAGCCGGGTCGGCGAGGGGCCGTTCCCGACCGAACTGCACGACGAGGTCGGCGACTACCTGCGGAAGGTCGGCCACGAGTACGGCACGACCACCGGCCGCCCGCGCCGGATCGGCTGGCTCGACCTGGTCATGGGCCGGTACGCGCAGCGCATCAACGGCGTCACCGACTTCGTCCTGACCAAACTGGACAATTACGACGGGCTGGACGAGATTCCGGTCTGCGTCGCGTACGACGTCAACGGCGTGCGGCACGACGAGATGCCGTACAGCCAGAGCGACTTCCACCACGCGACGCCGATCTACGAGACGCTGCCGGGCTGGAAGAAGGACATCAGCGGCGCCCGCGTCTTCGCCGATCTCCCGGAGAACGCCCAGCGGTTCGTCGAGTTCGTCGAGGCGCGGATCGGCGCGCGGATCTCCGTGGTCGGCGTCGGCCCGGGCCGCGAGGAAGTCATCGAGCGGCACTCGGTGCTGAGCGGCTCCTGA
- a CDS encoding chromosome partitioning protein gives MEDENADRVYVPGTNGTPPDRDVEPFWPPEELSAPVHGGVPVPRDAPPAFPLPPATPVSVPQHGDPAVYRPADRPVPPRPAPPVYHQQTPAPQPPRPLPTASPEGPAQPWPNIGPRHTAESGHFSGSAHVSPAPPTSDDDATVGMSAAGGGASPVSDAGAGGGLPAAPISDAPAMAAPDSPWAQPPQRPAPTQPAAADGRPVPERRTGPEGTEPRAGVSANVPSLGAAYYPAVTPRQSPESADAQHQGAVYRPGPVGPNGAHQLPAPPESGPGPALPSPAVPSPAVPSPAVPQQRGPQQPGPQQPGPQQPGPQQPGPQHAVPQQPGPQQPGPPPQQQGHPGVPHHHGQPAPGPAAPPPQWAANGQVAPAPPGPYPPAVDPRAARPHPQPPPPVHGEQPAPGPFQPPPADPYQQLPWVSDGTPTAEEFARRRLAKPAEPTATMGARAMLQKGTMGLVRLAPGKREQEYKQDVEMVRRNFGGLRQVTVVNPKGGAGKTVAVLLLAMTFGQKRGGYVLAWDNNETQGTLGMRAQQDFHARTVRDMMRDLQLFRGSHGRVGDLSQYVRAQGEGMFDVLASDESATAGEMLTASAFAEIREIVSRFYKLIFVDTGNNVRAQNWQAAMDATDQLVITMSARNDSAETAARMLDHLEQSGRQRLVRQAVSVVTMPPTRKDIDLPAIQRHFAARTRAVLLAPYEKLIDSGEPLRYGHLSAGTRDSWLKIAAAVAEGL, from the coding sequence GTGGAGGACGAGAACGCCGACCGCGTCTACGTCCCGGGCACCAACGGCACGCCACCTGACCGGGACGTCGAGCCGTTCTGGCCGCCGGAGGAGCTGAGCGCCCCGGTGCACGGCGGCGTCCCGGTGCCCCGGGACGCGCCGCCGGCCTTCCCGCTCCCGCCGGCCACGCCGGTGTCCGTACCCCAGCACGGCGACCCCGCGGTGTACCGCCCCGCGGACCGGCCCGTGCCGCCCCGGCCGGCGCCGCCGGTGTACCACCAGCAGACACCCGCGCCGCAGCCGCCGCGGCCGCTGCCGACCGCGAGCCCGGAAGGGCCGGCCCAGCCCTGGCCGAACATAGGGCCGCGGCACACCGCGGAATCCGGCCACTTCTCGGGTTCCGCGCACGTCTCACCCGCTCCGCCCACTTCGGACGATGACGCCACCGTCGGCATGAGCGCCGCGGGCGGCGGCGCCTCGCCCGTTTCGGACGCCGGAGCGGGCGGTGGTTTGCCCGCCGCACCGATCAGCGACGCGCCGGCGATGGCCGCGCCGGACTCGCCGTGGGCCCAGCCGCCGCAGCGCCCGGCGCCCACTCAGCCCGCGGCCGCGGACGGCCGCCCGGTTCCCGAGCGGCGCACCGGGCCGGAGGGCACCGAGCCGCGGGCCGGGGTGAGCGCGAACGTGCCGAGCCTCGGCGCCGCCTACTACCCGGCGGTCACACCGCGGCAGAGCCCCGAGAGCGCCGACGCGCAGCACCAGGGCGCGGTCTACCGCCCGGGCCCGGTCGGCCCGAACGGCGCCCACCAGCTCCCGGCGCCCCCGGAGAGCGGCCCCGGCCCGGCGCTCCCAAGCCCGGCCGTCCCAAGCCCGGCCGTCCCAAGCCCGGCCGTCCCACAGCAGCGCGGCCCCCAGCAGCCGGGACCGCAGCAGCCGGGACCGCAGCAGCCGGGACCGCAGCAGCCGGGACCGCAGCACGCGGTGCCCCAGCAGCCCGGACCCCAGCAGCCCGGACCGCCGCCGCAGCAGCAGGGCCACCCCGGCGTGCCGCACCACCATGGTCAGCCCGCACCCGGGCCGGCCGCCCCGCCACCGCAGTGGGCGGCGAACGGCCAGGTCGCGCCCGCGCCACCCGGCCCCTACCCGCCCGCGGTCGACCCGCGGGCCGCGCGACCGCACCCGCAGCCCCCGCCCCCGGTACACGGCGAGCAGCCCGCGCCCGGGCCGTTCCAGCCGCCGCCCGCCGACCCGTACCAGCAGCTGCCGTGGGTGTCGGACGGCACGCCGACCGCGGAGGAGTTCGCCCGGCGCCGGCTGGCGAAGCCGGCCGAGCCGACCGCGACAATGGGCGCACGGGCGATGCTCCAGAAGGGCACGATGGGCCTGGTCCGGCTGGCGCCGGGCAAGCGCGAGCAGGAGTACAAGCAGGACGTCGAGATGGTCCGGCGCAACTTCGGCGGGCTGCGGCAGGTCACCGTGGTCAACCCGAAGGGCGGCGCCGGCAAGACCGTCGCGGTGCTGCTGCTGGCGATGACCTTCGGGCAGAAGCGCGGCGGCTACGTGCTGGCCTGGGACAACAACGAGACCCAGGGCACCCTCGGCATGCGGGCGCAGCAGGACTTCCACGCCCGAACGGTCCGCGACATGATGCGTGACCTCCAGCTGTTCCGTGGCTCGCACGGCAGGGTCGGCGACCTGAGCCAGTACGTGCGGGCGCAGGGCGAGGGCATGTTCGACGTGCTCGCGTCCGACGAGTCCGCGACGGCCGGCGAGATGCTCACGGCCAGCGCGTTCGCGGAGATCCGCGAGATCGTCAGCCGGTTCTACAAGCTGATCTTCGTGGACACCGGCAACAACGTCCGGGCGCAGAACTGGCAGGCGGCGATGGACGCCACCGACCAGTTGGTGATCACGATGTCGGCCCGTAACGACTCGGCCGAGACGGCGGCGCGCATGCTCGACCACCTGGAGCAGAGCGGCCGGCAGCGGCTGGTCCGCCAGGCGGTGAGCGTGGTGACGATGCCGCCGACCCGCAAGGACATCGACCTGCCGGCGATCCAGCGCCACTTCGCGGCCCGCACCCGCGCGGTGCTGCTGGCGCCCTACGAGAAGCTGATCGACTCGGGCGAGCCGCTGCGCTACGGCCACCTGTCGGCCGGCACCCGCGACTCCTGGCTCAAGATCGCCGCAGCGGTCGCCGAGGGTCTGTAA
- a CDS encoding DUF3151 domain-containing protein has product MQNLLPEPPATRLPAEVEADAALAEAARAGTDDAYKSVAARFPSYSGGWAALAASALAEKQPVTAYAYARTGYHRGLDALRRNGWKGHGPVPWSHAPNQGFLRCLHSLSLAATEIGESDEAARCAQFLRDSDPAAADALT; this is encoded by the coding sequence ATGCAGAACCTCCTTCCCGAGCCACCGGCCACCCGTCTCCCCGCCGAAGTCGAGGCCGACGCGGCCCTGGCCGAGGCGGCGAGGGCCGGCACCGACGACGCCTACAAGTCCGTCGCGGCCCGCTTCCCCTCCTACAGCGGCGGCTGGGCGGCGCTCGCCGCGAGCGCGCTGGCGGAGAAGCAGCCGGTGACGGCCTACGCGTACGCCCGCACGGGTTACCACCGCGGCCTGGACGCGCTGCGCCGCAACGGCTGGAAGGGCCACGGCCCGGTGCCGTGGTCGCACGCGCCGAACCAGGGCTTCCTGCGCTGCCTGCACAGCCTGTCGCTGGCGGCCACGGAGATCGGCGAGTCGGACGAGGCCGCCCGCTGCGCCCAGTTCCTGCGCGACAGCGACCCGGCGGCGGCCGACGCACTCACCTGA